One stretch of Nicotiana tabacum cultivar K326 chromosome 18, ASM71507v2, whole genome shotgun sequence DNA includes these proteins:
- the LOC107803596 gene encoding OVARIAN TUMOR DOMAIN-containing deubiquitinating enzyme 5, with protein sequence MEDTPKVEDLLPEGPTDSASEKIPETLEEMLSRHRKEISQLQGKEIAMKKAAAKGSKAEQKAKKKQVDEEVAKLSVNLKERHAGELSSLGYSGGSNNGKEKGNLDTLVKAIAGVSVGGQADHSKPSKSVKRREKRAQQEAAREQRIQEEQSNIVSDRVIENEKLDSKLEPLGLMVNEIKPDGHCLYRAVENQLAVRSGGSSPYTYLELRQMVAAYMRKHATDFLPFFLSENAEGGESDDSLVERFENYCREVESTAAWGGQLELGALTHILKKHIMIFSGSFPDVEMGKEYKSDNGSGSSTSSIMLSYHMHAFGLGEHYNSVVPSSA encoded by the exons ATGGAGGATACACCTAAAGTAGAAGACCTGTTGCCCGAGGGCCCCACAGATAGTGCGTCTGAGAAGATACCAGAAACCCTTGAGGAGATGCTTTCCAGGCATAG GAAAGAAATCTCTCAGCTACAGGGCAAAGAAATTGCAATGAAAAAGGCAGCGGCTAAAGGCAGCAAAGCTGAACAGAAAGCTAAGAAGAAACAAGTGGATGAAGAAGTAGCTAAACTTTCTGTGAATCTCAAAGAAAGGCATGCCGGGGAGCTTTCTTCTTTAGGCTACAGTGGTGGTAGTAATAATGGGAAGGAAAAAGGGAATCTCGACACGTTGGTGAAGGCTATTGCTGGGGTTTCCGTCGGTGGTCAAGCTGACCATTCAAAACCCAGCAAGAGTGTCAAGAGGCGTGAGAAAAGAGCTCAACAAGAAGCAGCCCGAGAGCAGAGAATACAAGAAGAGCAGAGCAATATCGTAAGTGATCGAGTTATTGAGAATGAAAAGTTAGACAGTAAGCTTGAGCCCCTTGGATTGATGGTTAACGAAATAAAGCCTGACGGACACTGTCTCTACCGAGCTGTTGAGAATCAGTTAGCCGTCCGCTCCGGTGGTTCATCTCCTTATACGTATCTTGAACTGCGACAGATGGTTGCAGCTTACATGAGGAAACATGCAACCGACTTCCTCCCCTTTTTCCTCTCTGAGAATGCGGAAGGAGGAGAATCAGATGATTCTCTTGTGGAAAGATTCGAGAACTACTGTAGAGAAGTGGAGTCAACCGCTGCATGGGGAGGACAACTTGAGCTTGGTGCTCTAACTCACATCTTAAAGAAACATATAATGATATTCTCTGGTTCATTTCCTGATGTGGAGATGGGAAAGGAGTACAAATCTGACAACGGCTCTGGCTCTTCGACTTCCAGTATAATGCTATCGTACCACATGCATGCTTTTGGGCTTGGAGAGCACTATAACTCCGTTGTTCCCAGTTCAGCCTAA